In Caretta caretta isolate rCarCar2 chromosome 18, rCarCar1.hap1, whole genome shotgun sequence, a single genomic region encodes these proteins:
- the LOC125624247 gene encoding F-box only protein 6 isoform X2, whose amino-acid sequence MANIGDLPEDVLVELFSLVPARELICNCRLVCVLWRDVINLATVWKRKCQREGFNHEKWDKTIQDWKIFYFLCSLKKNLLKNPCAEESFEFWNLKPNEGDKWKVEDLPGHHGRDFPSPQVRKYFVTSYGKCLKSQLINLKKEGYWDQLMDEIRPDIMVKDWYAARFDCGCCYELSVQLLSADYIVLHEFRPEPVVIEQWSDAEWREISYTFHNYEAGVRHILFQHGGQDTQFWAGWYGCRVTNSSITIEPGMSP is encoded by the exons ATGGCAAACATCGGTGACCTGCCCGAAGATGTCCTGGTGGAACTCTTTTCCCTGGTCCCCGCCCGGGAGCTGATCTGTAACTGCCGGCTTGTCTGTGTCCTGTGGCGGGATGTGATCAACTTAGCCACTGTGTGGAAACGCAAGTGCCAGCGGGAGGGTTTTAATCATGAAAAGTGGGACAAGACTATCCAGGACTGGAAGATCTTctacttcctctgcagcctgaaGAAAAACTTACTCAAAAATCCCTGTGCTGAAG AGAGCTTTGAGTTCTGGAATCTGAAACCGAACGAGGGAGATAAATGGAAAGTTGAGGACCTGCCTGGGCATCACGGAAGAGACTTTCCCAGCCCACAAGTGCGCAAATATTTTGTCACTTCTTATGG GAAGTGTCTAAAGTCTCAGCTCATTAACCTAAAGAAAGAGGGTTACTGGGATCAGCTGATGGATGAAATACGGCCTGATATTATGGTCAAGGACTG gTATGCTGCCAGGTTTGACTGTGGGTGCTGTTATGAACTCTCTGTGCAGCTGCTCTCTGCAGACTACATCGTCCTTCACGAGTTCCGACCCGAACCAGTGGTCATAGAGCAATGGAGTGATGCTGAGTGGAGAGAG atctCTTACACCTTTCACAACTATGAGGCTGGAGTTCGTCACATCCTGTTCCAACACGGAGGACAGGACACCCAGTTCTGGGCAGGATGGTATGGGTGCAGAGTGACAAACAGCAGCATCACCATTGAGCCAGGGATGTCACCGTAG
- the LOC125624247 gene encoding F-box only protein 44 isoform X1 produces the protein MSEYLLTICLSFKDTETVYRLLHRATAAAGAQRKMANIGDLPEDVLVELFSLVPARELICNCRLVCVLWRDVINLATVWKRKCQREGFNHEKWDKTIQDWKIFYFLCSLKKNLLKNPCAEESFEFWNLKPNEGDKWKVEDLPGHHGRDFPSPQVRKYFVTSYGKCLKSQLINLKKEGYWDQLMDEIRPDIMVKDWYAARFDCGCCYELSVQLLSADYIVLHEFRPEPVVIEQWSDAEWREISYTFHNYEAGVRHILFQHGGQDTQFWAGWYGCRVTNSSITIEPGMSP, from the exons GCTGCTGGGGCCCAAAGAAAGATGGCAAACATCGGTGACCTGCCCGAAGATGTCCTGGTGGAACTCTTTTCCCTGGTCCCCGCCCGGGAGCTGATCTGTAACTGCCGGCTTGTCTGTGTCCTGTGGCGGGATGTGATCAACTTAGCCACTGTGTGGAAACGCAAGTGCCAGCGGGAGGGTTTTAATCATGAAAAGTGGGACAAGACTATCCAGGACTGGAAGATCTTctacttcctctgcagcctgaaGAAAAACTTACTCAAAAATCCCTGTGCTGAAG AGAGCTTTGAGTTCTGGAATCTGAAACCGAACGAGGGAGATAAATGGAAAGTTGAGGACCTGCCTGGGCATCACGGAAGAGACTTTCCCAGCCCACAAGTGCGCAAATATTTTGTCACTTCTTATGG GAAGTGTCTAAAGTCTCAGCTCATTAACCTAAAGAAAGAGGGTTACTGGGATCAGCTGATGGATGAAATACGGCCTGATATTATGGTCAAGGACTG gTATGCTGCCAGGTTTGACTGTGGGTGCTGTTATGAACTCTCTGTGCAGCTGCTCTCTGCAGACTACATCGTCCTTCACGAGTTCCGACCCGAACCAGTGGTCATAGAGCAATGGAGTGATGCTGAGTGGAGAGAG atctCTTACACCTTTCACAACTATGAGGCTGGAGTTCGTCACATCCTGTTCCAACACGGAGGACAGGACACCCAGTTCTGGGCAGGATGGTATGGGTGCAGAGTGACAAACAGCAGCATCACCATTGAGCCAGGGATGTCACCGTAG
- the FBXO2 gene encoding F-box only protein 2, whose amino-acid sequence MDSLPEAVLIQILASIPAVELVLACRLVCCQWKNLVDGAALWTLKCQQEGFTGAEPKEEAENWQTFYFLSKRKRNLIKNPCGEENLEHWGEVENGGDGWKIEDLPGDFGKEFPSDGVHKYFVTSYEWCRKSQVIDLRAEGYWEELMDTTQPKIVVKDWYAGRSDAGCLYQLHVKLLSEHEDVLAEYQSDTVAIPQDNAANWTELSHTFSNYGPGARFVRFEHGGQDTLFWKGWYGVRVTNSSVMVEP is encoded by the exons ATGGACTCCCTCCCCGAAGCCGTCCTGATCCAGATCCTGGCCTCCATCCCCGCGGTGGAGCTGGTGCTGGCATGCCGCCTGGTCTGCTGCCAGTGGAAGAACCTCGTGGACGGAGCAGCTCTCTGGACCCTGAAGTGCCAGCAGGAGGGCTTCACCGGGGCAGAGCCTAAAGAGGAGGCCGAGAACTGGCAAACATTCTACTTCCTGAGTAAGAGGAAGAGGAATTTAATCAAGAACCCCTGCGGCGAAG AGAATTTAGAGCACTGGGGGGAAGTGGAGAACGGAGGTGATGGCTGGAAAATTGAGGACCTGCCGGGAGACTTTGGAAAAGAATTTCCCAGTGATGGAGTCCACAAATACTTCGTCACCTCCTACGA GTGGTGCCGCAAGTCTCAGGTCATCGACCTCAGGGCTGAGGGTTACTGGGAGGAGCTGATGGACACAACCCAGCCTAAAATTGTGGTAAAGGACTG GTACGCGGGTCGCAGCGACGCCGGCTGCCTCTACCAGCTGCACGTGAAGCTGCTGTCAGAGCACGAGGACGTCCTGGCCGAGTACCAGAGTGACACGGTCGCCATTCCGCAGGACAACGCTGCCAACTGGACCGAG CTCTCCCACACCTTCTCCAACTATGGGCCCGGGGCTCGCTTTGTGCGCTTTGAACACGGAGGCCAGGACACACTCTTCTGGAAAGGATGGTACGGGGTCCGCGTGACCAACAGCAGCGTGATGGTGGAGCCCTAG